The Henckelia pumila isolate YLH828 chromosome 2, ASM3356847v2, whole genome shotgun sequence genome includes a window with the following:
- the LOC140880642 gene encoding UDP-glucuronate:xylan alpha-glucuronosyltransferase 1-like: MDTRKRMDDPYKKKLQRLKLSTAGKTSKPKFLELKVVLLILLIATILTLLSSPTVCHHKTLSHTLSQWIWGGPDPRYISELDINWDDILKVLEQLPEDSRMQGVGLLNFNENEILRWRQFITTANHTVLHLQPAEKNVTWESLYPEWIDEEQELDVPNCPSLPKLVVPRQRLDLIAVKLPGRNDAKWSRDVARLHIQISAAALAASSKSDYPVHLLLLSTRFPVPNLFISKDLVAHERNSWLYTPKLNALREKLRLPIGSCELAIPPGATEQDYSGKRKREAYATILHSDHIYVCGAIVAAQSIRMAGSGKDLVILVDDTISDHHRSGLALAGWKIRTIQRIRNPKAEKDAYNEWNYSKFRLWQLTDYDKIIFIDADLLILKNIDFLFRMPEISATGNAGTLFNSGVMVIEPSNTTFRLLMDHINEIESYNGGDQGYLNEIFTWWHRIPRHVNFLKHFWAHDDEEAKQKKTHLFEAEPPILYGLHYLGNKPWLCYRDYDCNWNVDLLQEFASDVAHQRWWKVHDTMRENLQDYCLLRSRQKAQIEWDRRQAEKGNYSDGHWKIKIQDTRIKRCIDDHCHWEGMLRHWGETNLTDSEFQVPTLPAM; the protein is encoded by the exons ATGGACACCAGAAAACGAAT GGATGACCCATACAAAAAGAAGTTGCAGAGGCTGAAATTATCTACTGCAGGAAAGACCAGTAAACCTAAGTTTCTGGAACTAAAAGTGGTGCTACTTATCCTTCTAATTGCCACTATTCTCACCCTTCTTTCTTCTCCAACAGTTTGTCATCACAAAACTTTATCTCACACACTTTCCCA GTGGATATGGGGTGGGCCAGATCCTCGCTACATATCAGAGTTAGATATCAACTGGGATGATATTTTGAAAGTGTTGGAGCAATTACCTGAAGATAGCAGAATGCAAGGAGTTGGTCTTCTTAATTTTAACGAAAACGAAATTCTTCGATGGAGACAGTTTATTACCACTGCCAATCACACGGTTCTGCACCTGCAACCTGCTGAGAAAAACGTTACGTGGGAATCTTTGTACCCTGAATGGATTGATGAAGAACAAGAATTGGATGTTCCCAATTGCCCTTCTCTACCAAAACTTGTAGTTCCAAGACAACGACTTGACCTCATTGCGGTTAAACTTCCTGGTAGAAATGATGCAAAATGGTCTAGAGATGTTGCCCGACTGCACATacagatctctgctgctgctttAGCTGCCTCTAGCAAGAGCGACTACCCGGTGCATTTGCTTTTATTGTCGACCAGATTTCCAGTGCCAAATCTGTTTATATCCAAAGATCTTGTTGCACATGAAAGAAATTCATGGTTATACACACCAAAGCTGAATGCACTGAGAGAAAAGCTTCGGCTTCCAATAGGATCATGTGAACTTGCAATACCTCCTGGAGCCACAG AACAAGATTACTCAGGCAAAAGGAAGCGAGAGGCATATGCCACGATCTTGCATTCAGACCATATCTATGTTTGCGGGGCCATAGTTGCAGCTCAGAGCATTAGAATGGCAGGATCTGGCAAAGATCTTGTAATTCTTGTTGATGATACAATCAGTGATCACCACAGAAGTGGTCTTGCATTGGCAGGCTGGAAAATTCGAACTATACAAAGAATAAGAAATCCTAAAGCAGAAAAGGATGCATACAATGAGTGGAACTACAGCAAGTTCAGATTATGGCAACTAACAGATTATGATAAGATAATTTTTATCGATGCTGATTTGCTTATTCTCAAAAACATTGATTTCTTGTTCCGAATGCCAGAAATTTCAGCGACAGGAAATGCTGGAACCCTCTTCAACTCCGGAGTAATGGTGATAGAACCATCAAATACCACATTCCGACTTTTAATGGATCACATAAACGAAATAGAATCCTATAATGGTGGAGACCAGGGTTACTTGAACGAAATATTTACATGGTGGCACCGCATACCCAGGCACGTGAACTTCCTCAAACATTTTTGGGCTCATGACGATGAAGAAGCAAAGCAGAAAAAAACTCACCTCTTTGAGGCAGAACCACCTATTCTTTATGGTCTTCACTACTTGGGAAATAAGCCATGGTTGTGCTACAGGGACTATGATTGCAACTGGAATGTTGACTTATTACAAGAATTTGCCAGTGATGTTGCCCATCAAAGGTGGTGGAAAGTGCATGACACCATGCGTGAAAACCTGCAAGATTATTGTCTGTTGAGGTCAAGACAGAAGGCACAGATAGAATGGGATAGACGGCAGGCAGAGAAAGGAAATTATTCTGATGGTCATTGGAAGATCAAAATACAAGATACTCGAATTAAGAGATGCATTGATGATCACTGCCATTGGGAGGGAATGTTGCGGCATTGGGGGGAGACAAATTTGACTGATAGTGAATTCCAAGTTCCTACGCTGCCAGCAATGTAA
- the LOC140880640 gene encoding pentatricopeptide repeat-containing protein At1g03100, mitochondrial isoform X1 gives MALLREVSHRTTNYSSKFLPSFIGRISIWGKEVGSGHKYFTYSYRRPSYSKIYHGLMHLSCHFSTVAGTVLVRARDLGKLHEELENAIDERRLNDAWDLHEKHMRVEGFARKSTVTKLISSLTETSDLQWIERAYGLVDKAFGENKHTLFDREILIFLSLGLAKCGLSVPSSILLRKLIEMEHFPPVAAWSAIIAYMSENSSGAYLAAELTLEISYLFQDSRIDPRKKANEPLIAMKPNVTAFTIALAGSLLFGTTRKAEQLLEMMPRINMKPDATLLIVMAHVYERNGRREDLKKIKRHIEEAHNVTDIQIRQFYNFLLSCHLKFGDLDSASGMVLEMLHKAKKAQNSLGVANLIFGTRENGSMPSHPDDFEKDLYQNSDQAEKPVLLGHHFLSYEDFIRDRKFLRLEAKAKDLLNMLIAKLQKHVELITSEKGILRPTEQTYVKLVKAFLQAGKLKDLADFLIKAEREDAPVSADNSALVNVINSCIALGWLDQAHDLLDELRLAGIRTSSSVYGSLLTAYFKENRMGEVASLIRDARKAGVQLDASSYEAMIQSQVLEKNTEKALHLFKEMKESKIPRGGHRTFDELVKSSTEARETGLMGKLLQEIKEGQVVESGVHEWNNVIHFFCKKRLMQDAEKALKKMISLGHAPNAQTFHSLVTGYSAIGGKYIEVTELWGEMKAFAFSSGMRFDQELLDAVLYTFVRGGFFVRANEVVEMMEKGNIFVDKYKYRTLFLKYHKTLYKGKAPQFQTESQLKKREAALSFKKWSPFTLLAA, from the exons ATGGCACTTCTCAGAGAAGTAAGCCATAGAACAACGAATTATTCCTCGAAGTTTTTGCCAAGTTTTATTGGAAGAATTTCTATCTGGGGTAAGGAGGTAGGAAGTGGCCACAAGTATTTTACTTATTCATACAGGAGGCCGAGCTACTCAAAGATTTATCATGGCTTGATGCATCTATCGTGCCATTTTTCAACTGTTGCTGGAACCGTTTTAGTCCGGGCTCGTGACTTGGGTAAACTTCATGAGGAGTTGGAGAATGCAATTGATGAGCGCAgacttaatgatgcatgggatTTGCATGAGAAGCACATGCGAGTTGAAGGGTTTGCCAGGAAATCTACTGTGACCAAGTTAATTTCAAGTTTGACTGAGACTTCAGACCTTCAATGGATTGAGAGAGCTTATGGTTTGGTGGATAAAGCTTTTGGAGAGAACAAGCACACATTATTTGACAgggagattttgatttttctcTCTTTGGGTCTTGCTAAATGTGGATTATCAGTTCCTTCATCCATCCTTTTGAGAAAGCTGATTGAAATGGAACATTTCCCACCTGTGGCAGCTTGGTCTGCGATAATTGCTTATATGTCAGAAAATTCGTCTGGGGCTTACCTTGCAGCTGAGTTGACTCTTGAAATAAGTTACTTGTTTCAGGACAGTAGGATTGATCCTCGAAAAAAGGCAAACGAACCATTGATTGCCATGAAACCAAATGTAACTGCATTCACCATTGCTTTGGCGGGGTCACTTCTGTTTGGAACTACTCGAAAAGCAGAACAACTCCTTGAAATGATGCCTCGGATAAATATGAAACCTGATGCAACACTGTTAATCGTCATGGCACATGTTTATGAAAGAAATGGTCGAAGAGAGGATCTCAAAAAGATTAAGAGACATATTGAAGAAGCTCATAATGTAACTGATATTCAGATTCGGCAATTCTACAACTTCCTGCTTTCTTGTCACTTGAAATTTGGGGATCTGGATTCTGCATCAGGCATGGTACTGGAGATGCTTCACAAGGCAAAGAAAGCTCAAAATTCTCTGGGTGTGGCTAATTTAATATTTGGAACTCGTGAAAATGGTAGTATGCCATCTCATCCAGATGATTTTGAAAAGGATTTGTACCAAAACTCCGATCAAGCTGAAAAACCTGTATTGCTTGGACATCATTTCTTATCTTATGAAGATTTTATAAGGGACAGAAAGTTTTTGAGACTTGAAGCTAAGGCAAAAGACTTACTCAATATGTTGATTGCAAAGTTACAGAAGCATGTTGAATTAATTACTAGTGAAAAAGGTATTCTCAGACCTACCGAGCAAACTTACGTGAAGTTAGTTAAAGCTTTCTTGCAAGCTGGTAAACTAAAGGATTTGGCAGATTTTTTAATTAAGGCAGAAAGAGAAGATGCACCAGTGTCTGCTGATAATTCAGCTTTGGTTAATGTTATCAACTCATGCATTGCCCTTGGATGGCTAGATCAGGCGCATGACCTTCTTGATGAATTGCGATTGGCTGGCATTAGAACTAGTTCCTCGGTGTATGGATCCCTTCTAACAGCATACTTTAAAGAAAATCGAATGGGTGAAGTAGCATCATTAATAAGAGATGCTCGTAAGGCTGGTGTGCAGCTAGATGCCAGTTCTTATGAGGCAATGATTCAGTCCCAGGTTCTTGAAAAGAATACTGAAAAGGCACTTCATCTATTCAAGGAAATGAAAGAGTCTAAAATACCCAGAGGTGGTCATCGAACATTTGATGAGTTGGTCAAAAGTTCTACGGAGGCCAGAGAAACTGGTTTAATGGGAAAGCTATTACAGGAAATAAAGGAAGGGCAAGTGGTGGAATCTGGAGTTCACGAATGGAATAATGTCATTCACTTTTTCTGCAAGAAACGGCTAATGCAAGACGCCGAGAAGGCTCTGAAGAAGATGATAAGCTTAGGACATGCCCCCAATGCACAGACATTCCATTCTCTAGTAACCGGGTATTCTGCTATAGGTGGGAAATATATTGAGGTAACCGAATTATGGGGTGAGATGAAAGCTTTTGCTTTTTCCAGTGGAATGAGATTTGATCAGGAACTCTTGGATGCTGTACTTTACACATTTGTGAGAGGTGGATTCTTTGTTCGAGCAAATGAAGTAGTGGAAATGATGGAGAAAGGAAATATATTTGTAGACAAATACAAATATCGCACTCTTTTCTTGAAGTACCATAAAACACTCTATAAAGGCAAAGCACCACAATTCCAGACTGAATCTCAGTTGAAGAAGAGAGAAGCAGCATTGTCATTTAAGAAATGG AGCCCATTTACATTGCTGGCAGCGTAG
- the LOC140880640 gene encoding pentatricopeptide repeat-containing protein At1g03100, mitochondrial isoform X2: MALLREVSHRTTNYSSKFLPSFIGRISIWGKEVGSGHKYFTYSYRRPSYSKIYHGLMHLSCHFSTVAGTVLVRARDLGKLHEELENAIDERRLNDAWDLHEKHMRVEGFARKSTVTKLISSLTETSDLQWIERAYGLVDKAFGENKHTLFDREILIFLSLGLAKCGLSVPSSILLRKLIEMEHFPPVAAWSAIIAYMSENSSGAYLAAELTLEISYLFQDSRIDPRKKANEPLIAMKPNVTAFTIALAGSLLFGTTRKAEQLLEMMPRINMKPDATLLIVMAHVYERNGRREDLKKIKRHIEEAHNVTDIQIRQFYNFLLSCHLKFGDLDSASGMVLEMLHKAKKAQNSLGVANLIFGTRENGSMPSHPDDFEKDLYQNSDQAEKPVLLGHHFLSYEDFIRDRKFLRLEAKAKDLLNMLIAKLQKHVELITSEKGILRPTEQTYVKLVKAFLQAGKLKDLADFLIKAEREDAPVSADNSALVNVINSCIALGWLDQAHDLLDELRLAGIRTSSSVYGSLLTAYFKENRMGEVASLIRDARKAGVQLDASSYEAMIQSQVLEKNTEKALHLFKEMKESKIPRGGHRTFDELVKSSTEARETGLMGKLLQEIKEGQVVESGVHEWNNVIHFFCKKRLMQDAEKALKKMISLGHAPNAQTFHSLVTGYSAIGGKYIEVTELWGEMKAFAFSSGMRFDQELLDAVLYTFVRGGFFVRANEVVEMMEKGNIFVDKYKYRTLFLKYHKTLYKGKAPQFQTESQLKKREAALSFKKWVGLC, translated from the coding sequence ATGGCACTTCTCAGAGAAGTAAGCCATAGAACAACGAATTATTCCTCGAAGTTTTTGCCAAGTTTTATTGGAAGAATTTCTATCTGGGGTAAGGAGGTAGGAAGTGGCCACAAGTATTTTACTTATTCATACAGGAGGCCGAGCTACTCAAAGATTTATCATGGCTTGATGCATCTATCGTGCCATTTTTCAACTGTTGCTGGAACCGTTTTAGTCCGGGCTCGTGACTTGGGTAAACTTCATGAGGAGTTGGAGAATGCAATTGATGAGCGCAgacttaatgatgcatgggatTTGCATGAGAAGCACATGCGAGTTGAAGGGTTTGCCAGGAAATCTACTGTGACCAAGTTAATTTCAAGTTTGACTGAGACTTCAGACCTTCAATGGATTGAGAGAGCTTATGGTTTGGTGGATAAAGCTTTTGGAGAGAACAAGCACACATTATTTGACAgggagattttgatttttctcTCTTTGGGTCTTGCTAAATGTGGATTATCAGTTCCTTCATCCATCCTTTTGAGAAAGCTGATTGAAATGGAACATTTCCCACCTGTGGCAGCTTGGTCTGCGATAATTGCTTATATGTCAGAAAATTCGTCTGGGGCTTACCTTGCAGCTGAGTTGACTCTTGAAATAAGTTACTTGTTTCAGGACAGTAGGATTGATCCTCGAAAAAAGGCAAACGAACCATTGATTGCCATGAAACCAAATGTAACTGCATTCACCATTGCTTTGGCGGGGTCACTTCTGTTTGGAACTACTCGAAAAGCAGAACAACTCCTTGAAATGATGCCTCGGATAAATATGAAACCTGATGCAACACTGTTAATCGTCATGGCACATGTTTATGAAAGAAATGGTCGAAGAGAGGATCTCAAAAAGATTAAGAGACATATTGAAGAAGCTCATAATGTAACTGATATTCAGATTCGGCAATTCTACAACTTCCTGCTTTCTTGTCACTTGAAATTTGGGGATCTGGATTCTGCATCAGGCATGGTACTGGAGATGCTTCACAAGGCAAAGAAAGCTCAAAATTCTCTGGGTGTGGCTAATTTAATATTTGGAACTCGTGAAAATGGTAGTATGCCATCTCATCCAGATGATTTTGAAAAGGATTTGTACCAAAACTCCGATCAAGCTGAAAAACCTGTATTGCTTGGACATCATTTCTTATCTTATGAAGATTTTATAAGGGACAGAAAGTTTTTGAGACTTGAAGCTAAGGCAAAAGACTTACTCAATATGTTGATTGCAAAGTTACAGAAGCATGTTGAATTAATTACTAGTGAAAAAGGTATTCTCAGACCTACCGAGCAAACTTACGTGAAGTTAGTTAAAGCTTTCTTGCAAGCTGGTAAACTAAAGGATTTGGCAGATTTTTTAATTAAGGCAGAAAGAGAAGATGCACCAGTGTCTGCTGATAATTCAGCTTTGGTTAATGTTATCAACTCATGCATTGCCCTTGGATGGCTAGATCAGGCGCATGACCTTCTTGATGAATTGCGATTGGCTGGCATTAGAACTAGTTCCTCGGTGTATGGATCCCTTCTAACAGCATACTTTAAAGAAAATCGAATGGGTGAAGTAGCATCATTAATAAGAGATGCTCGTAAGGCTGGTGTGCAGCTAGATGCCAGTTCTTATGAGGCAATGATTCAGTCCCAGGTTCTTGAAAAGAATACTGAAAAGGCACTTCATCTATTCAAGGAAATGAAAGAGTCTAAAATACCCAGAGGTGGTCATCGAACATTTGATGAGTTGGTCAAAAGTTCTACGGAGGCCAGAGAAACTGGTTTAATGGGAAAGCTATTACAGGAAATAAAGGAAGGGCAAGTGGTGGAATCTGGAGTTCACGAATGGAATAATGTCATTCACTTTTTCTGCAAGAAACGGCTAATGCAAGACGCCGAGAAGGCTCTGAAGAAGATGATAAGCTTAGGACATGCCCCCAATGCACAGACATTCCATTCTCTAGTAACCGGGTATTCTGCTATAGGTGGGAAATATATTGAGGTAACCGAATTATGGGGTGAGATGAAAGCTTTTGCTTTTTCCAGTGGAATGAGATTTGATCAGGAACTCTTGGATGCTGTACTTTACACATTTGTGAGAGGTGGATTCTTTGTTCGAGCAAATGAAGTAGTGGAAATGATGGAGAAAGGAAATATATTTGTAGACAAATACAAATATCGCACTCTTTTCTTGAAGTACCATAAAACACTCTATAAAGGCAAAGCACCACAATTCCAGACTGAATCTCAGTTGAAGAAGAGAGAAGCAGCATTGTCATTTAAGAAATGGGTGGGTTTATGTTGA